The Natronoarchaeum philippinense genome includes the window TCCAGAAAATCCGAGAGGAGGCCGACGTAGTACGCGGTCGTCGGCGTCGCTTCCGGGTCGTCGCTCTCGCCGTACCCCGGCCAGTCGAGCGCGTAGACCCGACGGCCGCGCTCGGTAGCGAGGTGTTCGATCGCGTGCTTCCAGGAGAGGGCGGCGTCGTCGATGCCGCTCCCGTGGAGTAACACGACCGGCGGACGGTCGCCCTCGCGCGACGCCGGAGCGTCGGTGCCACCGGCTCCGCCGACGCCGGCTTCGAGGTAGTGAATCCGCCGGTCGCCGACGGTGACGTATCTGGAGTTCGCTGCCGGGACCCGATCGCTGCGAATCACGGCTCGAACTCCGATTCGCGGACTCTGACGACGACCGTCTCTTCGACATCGCGCAGGTCGTACTCCGGAATATCGCCCTCTGTTCGGCGCACGTACAGCGGTTCGACGAGTTTCCCGGGACCGGACTGATCGGTCTCGGCGTCGCTCGACGCCGCGGCGCCGGCGCTCTCGTTCGACGCCGCCGCGGCGGGCGCGGCCTGCTCGGCGCCGTCGGCATCGCTGTCCTCGACGACGCCGTACACTTTGAGGTACGTTCCCGTCTCTGCGGGGTCGACCCGGTCGTTGCGGACCGCCTCGGCGAGTTCGCGGGAGAGCCACTCGTCGTCGCTGATCGAGGGATCGCGCACCAGCGCAGTATCGACGAATCGCGTGAGATACCAGTTGAGATCGTTCAGCAACGAGACGGCGGCGCCGACGCTGACCGTCTCGAGGGCGATGGCGTTCTCGAACGGCTCCGAGAGGTCGTACGTCGCAAGCGCCTCGCGGGCGGTCTCGCGGGAGAGCAACTCGTATCGCAGCACGACATCCGGCGAGCCGACGAGGCAAACGCGTGTCACGCTCGTGGTTGCGTGGCCCGGAGTATTGGGAATTTCGGCTCGACGAAGCGACCCCAAGAATGCAGCTACCCGAGGGAACTTGTATCCGGAACGAGATGGTCGGACCAAACATGCAACTCCCCTCGAATCCGACGCTGCGGACCGCAACGGTCTATCTGGGGATCGGCGCGACGATCCTCGCGCTGGTCGCCCTCTCTGCGATCGTCGTCACCGGCGTGTACGCGCCCGGCTTTGCGACTGCAGAAATCGGACGCGGCGTGCTCGTGGCCGCGACCATCGCACTTGTCGTGCTGTACGCCGGCATCTACGCCGTCGGACGCCGGATCGTGAGTTAGAACGTCGTCAGCTCGCCTTCGATCACGCGCTCGGTGACGCTCGTGACGTCGGCGAGTTCGCGGTCGACGATCTCAGTGATCTCGGCCTCGACGT containing:
- a CDS encoding DUF5804 family protein encodes the protein MTRVCLVGSPDVVLRYELLSRETAREALATYDLSEPFENAIALETVSVGAAVSLLNDLNWYLTRFVDTALVRDPSISDDEWLSRELAEAVRNDRVDPAETGTYLKVYGVVEDSDADGAEQAAPAAAASNESAGAAASSDAETDQSGPGKLVEPLYVRRTEGDIPEYDLRDVEETVVVRVRESEFEP